One part of the Malus sylvestris chromosome 2, drMalSylv7.2, whole genome shotgun sequence genome encodes these proteins:
- the LOC126596073 gene encoding probable LRR receptor-like serine/threonine-protein kinase At4g29180 — MVADADRSSHVTWEMRHRIALDIALGLHYLHKGCNPRIVHRDVKIANILLSENLDAKIADFGLSMVFPSDNETHVVALVMGTVGYLLIPSIFRFRVLRILIITLPDWFEKMSIGAFWEELDSFPAFQPSSSITTQKIRLVGVA; from the exons ATGGTTGCAGATGCAGATAGAAGCTCACATGTAACTTGGGAAATGAGACATCGGATAGCATTAGATATTGCGTTAG GGCTACATTACTTGCATAAAGGATGCAATCCACGTATTGTGCATAGAGATGTAAAGATTGCCAACATTCTCTTAAGTGAAAACTTGGATGCAAAAATAGCAGATTTTGGTCTGTCCATGGTTTTCCCTAGTGACAATGAGACTCATGTTGTTGCATTGGTCATGGGCACAGTGGGGTATCTTTTGATCCCGAGTATATTCAGATTTCGTGTTCTTAGAATTTTGATCATTACACTCCCTGACTGGTTTGAAAAGATGTCAATCGGTGCGTTTTGGGAGGAGCTCGATTCTTTCCCTGCTTTTCAACCTTCAAGTTCCATCACAACTCAAAAGATTAGACTTGTGGGGGTCGCCTAA